In a single window of the bacterium genome:
- a CDS encoding ABC transporter permease yields MKMLSIAKKAIREQLRRPVILILVIMTAPLFVGLYKAMSVAWTITYDVGIVNLDNGNITIDGQPMNGGAAAIAALQAAAKSDSSLHLNIVPVASREAGIQKLQGRKLTALLTFPANFSERINEHRNGVAQQAVPIELSGDLTYQNYLIATVLAGTIVDKFVQYATAKPSLLEWREQPLGNTNTRTDFELYVPGLLIMSVSMLIFQAAMLVAREIEQGTLRRLRLSRMSAFHFLGGITLTQLLLGALEVALTLYFAVLLGFRTQGSVPLAIAIGTITALSTIGVGLIVACFSKTETDAFILANFPLFLMMFFTGAMFPLPKAALITIAGYPIGFTDLLPQTHGVIALNKVFNLGLSFENVLPEFIAITVLALLYFFVGVGIFQRRQLRG; encoded by the coding sequence ATGAAAATGTTATCGATTGCGAAGAAAGCGATTCGCGAACAACTTCGCCGCCCGGTGATTCTCATTTTAGTAATTATGACAGCGCCGTTGTTTGTGGGACTATATAAAGCAATGTCGGTCGCATGGACGATTACTTATGATGTTGGTATCGTTAATCTCGATAACGGAAACATCACCATCGATGGGCAACCCATGAACGGCGGCGCGGCAGCCATCGCGGCGTTACAGGCGGCGGCGAAAAGCGATAGTTCGCTTCATCTGAATATAGTTCCGGTTGCATCGCGGGAAGCTGGCATTCAAAAATTACAGGGAAGAAAACTCACTGCGCTGTTAACTTTTCCGGCGAATTTTTCCGAGCGAATCAATGAGCATCGTAATGGCGTCGCGCAACAGGCAGTACCCATCGAATTGAGTGGTGATCTCACCTATCAGAATTATCTCATTGCGACGGTTCTTGCGGGCACAATTGTCGATAAATTTGTTCAATACGCTACCGCCAAACCAAGTTTACTCGAGTGGCGTGAACAACCACTCGGCAATACTAACACTCGCACCGATTTTGAATTGTATGTCCCCGGTTTGCTCATCATGTCGGTCTCGATGTTGATTTTTCAAGCAGCAATGTTAGTAGCTCGAGAAATTGAACAAGGGACACTCCGGCGGTTACGGCTCTCACGGATGTCGGCGTTTCATTTTCTGGGTGGAATAACCTTGACCCAGCTTTTGCTCGGAGCCTTGGAAGTGGCGTTGACATTATATTTTGCGGTGCTATTGGGATTCCGGACGCAAGGTTCAGTACCACTCGCGATTGCGATTGGAACAATCACAGCATTGTCGACAATCGGGGTGGGACTCATCGTCGCTTGTTTCTCGAAAACCGAGACTGATGCCTTCATATTGGCAAATTTTCCCCTTTTCCTGATGATGTTCTTTACCGGAGCAATGTTCCCACTTCCGAAAGCGGCTCTCATCACAATCGCCGGGTATCCGATTGGTTTCACCGACCTCTTACCACAAACCCATGGTGTTATCGCATTGAACAAAGTGTTCAATCTTGGTTTGTCGTTCGAAAATGTACTCCCGGAGTTTATTGCGATTACCGTACTGGCATTGCTCTACTTTTTTGTTGGCGTCGGGATTTTCCAACGGAGGCAGTTGCGGGGGTAG
- a CDS encoding TonB-dependent receptor yields MIHHTRLLTISLAFILGATILYATPRTISGTVTGEEQDALPHASVQILGTKLGVVADENGKFTLTNLEPGRYRLRASCVGFESSVIGVDVTNRNAVDVRLHTRRNYLQLDQIVVTATKTERIYQEVAVPTMVLTGKEIQESGAVDVAGAISDRLGIDLRPGRVGGQSAEIQGSDPKYLLVLIDGEPVVGKFDDRTELNSLATNRIDRIEIVKGPGSSLYGSEAMSGVINVITKTAQKPIELAAEAKSGSNDMYEFATSYGTKQANWSLLLNGSSLHEGKTQRRDYITLIANDRYDVGGKFRYFSDDDRIKGEVNANYTDNKEESRNPDLRYVTKLVRTDFRPSIKFRYRPWAEGAFKIRYSKYDRKYDVYVRRSGYHDETQSNETNETTSSAEFDYWRQFSAGYEANFGVAAQKSTYSAARISWGKGQEVFQWSVFAQSERRWAEELTTIVGARFDRNETFGDFFSPKISAMYTPSDWLKIRGSVGRGFRAPSWVELYLTFPHPAVGYEAYGNPDLKPETSVGYNLGYEMLYKRKLLWTVNGFWNDFRDQIDDYSVRPSILSYRNIGSSYSRGFETTWKWYMSQYLSASAGYQWMESYDRESENFLPHPRHSGNVRIEGKALTNRITGSLRARVSERYVQRFDLLLGDYTNEFEKFSTKPIFDATITLNGALLMNNWKEFAVTAGGTNLLDETNDLYGPYIGKKVFIALNYNFAK; encoded by the coding sequence GTGATACATCATACTCGTTTACTCACGATATCGCTTGCATTTATTCTCGGTGCAACGATTCTCTACGCGACTCCGCGCACCATCTCCGGCACCGTCACCGGCGAAGAACAGGATGCTCTCCCCCATGCTTCGGTGCAAATCCTCGGCACCAAACTCGGTGTGGTTGCCGATGAAAATGGAAAGTTCACCCTAACGAATCTCGAACCGGGTCGCTATCGCTTGAGGGCGAGTTGCGTTGGTTTCGAGTCATCGGTCATCGGAGTTGATGTCACCAATCGCAATGCGGTTGATGTGCGGCTTCATACCCGCCGGAATTATTTACAGCTCGATCAGATCGTTGTCACTGCCACTAAGACCGAACGCATTTATCAGGAAGTCGCCGTTCCGACAATGGTCCTAACTGGAAAAGAGATTCAGGAGAGCGGCGCCGTCGATGTTGCCGGTGCAATCTCGGATCGCTTAGGTATCGATTTACGACCCGGGCGTGTTGGCGGACAATCGGCGGAAATTCAGGGTTCCGATCCGAAGTATCTCTTGGTGTTAATCGATGGCGAACCAGTGGTTGGAAAATTCGACGACCGTACCGAGTTAAACTCACTCGCAACCAATCGGATCGACCGGATCGAAATTGTGAAAGGTCCCGGCAGCTCGCTCTATGGCAGCGAAGCGATGAGTGGTGTAATCAATGTGATTACTAAGACGGCGCAGAAACCAATTGAGCTTGCCGCGGAAGCGAAAAGTGGCAGCAACGATATGTATGAGTTCGCCACTTCTTATGGAACAAAACAGGCAAACTGGTCGCTGTTATTAAACGGTTCTTCACTGCATGAGGGGAAAACCCAACGCCGCGATTACATCACGTTAATTGCAAACGACCGGTATGATGTGGGTGGAAAATTCCGCTACTTCTCCGATGACGACCGGATTAAAGGGGAAGTGAATGCGAACTACACCGATAACAAAGAAGAATCGCGCAATCCCGATTTACGTTATGTCACCAAATTGGTTCGCACCGATTTTCGCCCCTCGATAAAATTTCGGTACCGACCGTGGGCAGAAGGTGCATTCAAAATTCGCTATTCGAAGTACGACCGGAAGTACGACGTATATGTACGGCGCAGCGGATACCACGATGAAACCCAATCCAACGAAACAAACGAAACAACCTCTTCGGCGGAATTCGATTATTGGCGGCAATTCAGCGCCGGGTACGAAGCGAATTTCGGAGTCGCGGCGCAAAAATCGACCTACAGCGCTGCCCGCATCAGTTGGGGAAAAGGACAGGAAGTTTTTCAGTGGTCAGTGTTCGCCCAATCCGAACGAAGATGGGCTGAGGAGCTAACAACAATCGTTGGCGCCCGCTTCGACCGTAATGAAACCTTTGGCGATTTTTTCTCTCCGAAAATTTCTGCGATGTATACACCGAGTGATTGGCTAAAAATTCGCGGTAGTGTCGGCAGAGGATTCCGGGCACCAAGTTGGGTGGAACTGTATCTCACGTTCCCGCATCCGGCAGTCGGATACGAAGCGTACGGCAACCCCGATTTGAAACCGGAGACATCGGTTGGATACAATCTCGGTTATGAGATGTTGTACAAGCGAAAATTGTTGTGGACTGTGAATGGTTTCTGGAATGACTTCCGTGATCAAATCGACGATTACTCGGTACGTCCCAGTATCCTTAGTTACCGTAATATCGGTTCGAGTTATTCCCGCGGATTTGAGACGACATGGAAATGGTATATGTCACAGTATCTCTCAGCCTCCGCCGGCTATCAATGGATGGAATCGTACGACCGGGAGAGTGAAAACTTCCTGCCCCACCCCCGGCACAGCGGTAATGTCCGGATCGAAGGAAAAGCGTTAACCAACCGGATTACTGGATCGCTACGGGCGCGAGTTTCCGAACGGTATGTCCAACGCTTTGACTTATTGCTTGGCGACTATACCAACGAATTCGAGAAATTCTCAACGAAACCGATTTTTGATGCGACCATAACACTCAATGGCGCACTACTTATGAACAACTGGAAAGAATTTGCTGTCACTGCAGGGGGGACTAACCTGCTGGACGAAACCAACGACCTTTATGGCCCCTACATCGGGAAAAAGGTCTTTATCGCACTGAATTACAACTTCGCAAAGTAA
- a CDS encoding ABC transporter ATP-binding protein codes for MTSIVLQTTNLVKRFGEVTAVDGLSLAVQEGEVFGFLGPNGAGKTTSISMMCGLLAPDSGTVTIRGTAIHNGDDVRTKVGVCPQSIVIWPFLTCIEQLIFIGEMYGLSATVAKAHGEILLETLGLSEKRNKLAKTLSGGMQRRLNLLLALVHDPELVVLDEPEAGLDPQSRVLVREYIHSLARKKTIILTTHNMDEAERVADRVAIIDHGKLLAMDTPEQLKRQYGKGDILELDWMFLSEEQQTAIRNVFDGKFSFVSLTGNRLEVQERDIATKLPAILEVASHNGGAPSRIQLRENSLEDVFIAMTGRGLRE; via the coding sequence ATGACATCTATCGTCCTCCAAACCACCAATCTCGTCAAACGCTTCGGAGAAGTTACCGCTGTCGATGGATTATCGCTCGCTGTGCAGGAAGGTGAAGTGTTTGGATTTCTCGGTCCGAATGGCGCTGGAAAAACTACTTCGATCTCGATGATGTGCGGCTTGCTCGCGCCTGATTCCGGAACAGTGACCATTCGCGGCACTGCGATTCATAACGGCGACGATGTTCGCACCAAAGTTGGTGTATGTCCCCAATCGATTGTCATTTGGCCATTCCTCACCTGTATCGAACAACTCATTTTCATCGGTGAGATGTATGGATTATCGGCTACCGTTGCAAAAGCCCATGGTGAGATTTTACTTGAGACGCTCGGACTCTCTGAAAAGCGTAATAAATTAGCGAAGACCCTCTCCGGCGGGATGCAGCGACGGCTTAATCTACTACTTGCTTTAGTACACGATCCCGAACTGGTTGTATTGGATGAACCGGAAGCGGGACTCGATCCCCAGAGCCGGGTATTAGTACGAGAGTATATCCATTCGCTCGCCCGCAAAAAAACCATCATTCTCACCACTCATAACATGGATGAAGCGGAACGGGTTGCTGACCGGGTCGCAATCATCGATCACGGAAAATTGTTGGCAATGGACACCCCCGAACAGTTGAAACGACAATACGGGAAAGGCGATATCCTTGAACTCGATTGGATGTTTTTGAGCGAAGAACAACAAACAGCTATACGCAATGTCTTTGATGGAAAATTCTCGTTCGTGAGTCTCACCGGAAATCGTTTGGAAGTGCAGGAGCGCGACATCGCAACGAAGCTTCCGGCGATCTTGGAAGTCGCTTCTCATAATGGCGGTGCACCATCGCGAATCCAGTTGCGCGAAAATTCTCTTGAGGATGTATTCATCGCGATGACAGGAAGGGGGCTCCGCGAATGA